The DNA segment GGGCCGCACCTTTCCTGAAGGTCTGCTGATCGGCAGTGCTGAACATTGCCCCACCCTACCCCGCCCACATTGCAACCGCCCCCACCACGCATGAATGACGCCTAAGCTCGTGCCCATGCCCGCCCAATCCACGCGCGAGGCACGGGGCGTATAGTTGTCCCCATGAAGCCTTTGGAACTCACAGACACTAACTTTAGCGACGAAATTGCCAGCGGATTGACCCTGGTGGACTTCTGGGCACCCTGGTGTGGCCCCTGCCGCATCATTGCCCCCGTGATCGAGGAACTGGCCGGACAGTACGAGGGCCGCGTCAAGATCGGCAAGGTCAACGTGGATGAGAACCCCGTGACCCAGGGCCAGTTCCGCGTGATGAGCATCCCCACGCTGATCCTGTTCAAGGACGGCCAGCCCGTGGAAGGCGTGGTGGGCGCGCAGCCCAAGCGGGCCTTTGAGACTCTGCTGGACAAGCATATTGGCACGGCTGCCGCCAGCAACGACAGCAGTACCGTTAGCGCCAGCTAAGCCCCGAATTCAAAGAAAGGCCACCCGTACGATGGGGTGGCTTTTTTGCTGTTTTGCTGTACTGGATGGCCTACGAACTACTTCAAAAACGCACCACATCTGGCGGCGTCCAGGCATGCAGCACCTCACTGAGCAGGATTTCTCCGTCTGGCCATTCCCCATGCCCGCTCTCGGCATTGATATGCCCGGCCTCGCCCGCCGAAACCGCAGCCGCACCCCAGGCTTCGGCCATCGCCTCGGCACGTTGGGGCGTGCAAT comes from the Deinococcus sp. AJ005 genome and includes:
- the trxA gene encoding thioredoxin, with amino-acid sequence MKPLELTDTNFSDEIASGLTLVDFWAPWCGPCRIIAPVIEELAGQYEGRVKIGKVNVDENPVTQGQFRVMSIPTLILFKDGQPVEGVVGAQPKRAFETLLDKHIGTAAASNDSSTVSAS